The Bacteroidia bacterium genomic interval GGATTGCAGGCACATCGTAGTAAGGATAAGTAGAATCAATTTTTTCATGGGCTAGCGTCTATAATTGTTGGCCAAAGAAGATAAGGCTTTTTTCTACATGTTCCTCCCAATATTCCCAGGAATGCCCGCCTTTAAATTCCTGGTAGACATGACCTATACCAGCCTTGAGTAGTCGATTATGAAGGTTTCGATTGGCATTTATGAGGTCGTCCTCTATCCCGCAATCAAATCGAAGGGGCGGCAAGCTATCCCGATGTACGATACAGCTTTCAAGCACAGAACTTTCAACTTCCGGAAATTGATACTCCTTCCAATCATCACTCACAAAGGCTGTCAGGTAGTGAAGTTTGGTTACGGATGAATGAGCAGCGATGCCTTTAAACTGCTTACCATATTTTGCTCCCAATCGTATGGCTCCATATCCGCCCATGGAAAGTCCTCCTATGAACTGTGGCGATTTTTCACTGACTTGATCGATACCTTCCCAAAGGGCATGAGGAACATCTTTTATAATCCAATTTTCATAATCCGCCCACTTATGCTTGAGGTATCCACTCCCATCTCCCCATAGCCCATCCGAAGGCATAGCTAGAATCATGGGCGGCACTTCCCCTTCATCTATCAATCTTTGCAAAGTATTATGAACGCCTCCTTTCATACACCATGCCCAATGACTTCCATAAACACCATGCAAAAGCATGGCAAACGGCAGGTCTCTTTTTTCCTCAAGCCCCTTTGGGATAAAGACCGTAATATCAGCTCTTCCATTAAGATGTTTACTCTTGGCTGTAATATGCCTGAGTCCCTGAGTTTCAAAACGGGGATCGGAAATTTCGAGGGTATAGAAATAGGACATGAATGTATGTGTTGGACTTGATTAGCTCAGAAAGCAAGCATTTTCTTTATGAATGAGAAATCAGCAGTAAAGATACGAGCTGCTTTAGCTAAAATCACCTGGACCGGGAGCATATTTAATTGCCCTAACATGAGAAAAGAGATTACGTTTTCGTCCAGGTATAGAACTAAGAAGTAGCATTCAATTTAAACAAATCTTACTATGAACTTTTCCCAATTCCTGAAAATTGCCAGTGTACAATTTGTCCTCTTAGCTATGTTAAGCATTTCTGGATTTGCCTATTCCTCTATTCAGGGCTGGGAGGAAGGAGTCGCTGCTTTCAAAAGTAAAAATTATCAGCTGGCAGCTAGAGAGTTCAAAGCCTACACAGCTTCTAATCCCAATTCTGACAAAGGCCATTATATGTTAGGACTTTCACTTGAACAATTGAAAAATTCCAAACAAAGTTTGCATCATTTAAGAAAAGCCTATGACCTAAACCCTAATGATGTGAGTATAAAATTAGCCTTAGGTCGTGTACATGTAAATCTGGGGCAGTATAAAGCAGCC includes:
- a CDS encoding tetratricopeptide repeat protein, whose product is MNFSQFLKIASVQFVLLAMLSISGFAYSSIQGWEEGVAAFKSKNYQLAAREFKAYTASNPNSDKGHYMLGLSLEQLKNSKQSLHHLRKAYDLNPNDVSIKLALGRVHVNLGQYKAAFLVLGDGNALHNVHGLSAELGVGLIYNEGVAALYYYGTAALKLGKKKEGLAALKKAAESEPGNKTYQRAYQAAQQ
- a CDS encoding alpha/beta hydrolase-fold protein; this encodes MSYFYTLEISDPRFETQGLRHITAKSKHLNGRADITVFIPKGLEEKRDLPFAMLLHGVYGSHWAWCMKGGVHNTLQRLIDEGEVPPMILAMPSDGLWGDGSGYLKHKWADYENWIIKDVPHALWEGIDQVSEKSPQFIGGLSMGGYGAIRLGAKYGKQFKGIAAHSSVTKLHYLTAFVSDDWKEYQFPEVESSVLESCIVHRDSLPPLRFDCGIEDDLINANRNLHNRLLKAGIGHVYQEFKGGHSWEYWEEHVEKSLIFFGQQL